In Anaerolineales bacterium, the following proteins share a genomic window:
- a CDS encoding alpha/beta hydrolase, translating to MNARLIWLGRVAVSIIGLALVGAIYESMAEAADAKAYPPLGQLVDVGGYRLHINCTGTGSPTVVIDAGLGDWSTTWGVVQQEVAKTTRVCTYDRAGLGWSEAGPLPRDAEQHAMELHTLLQNAQIPGPYVIVGHSLGGLDIRIFVHDYSSEVAGVVLVDSMNPKQVTQSPATESQSQPFSFKAMLARFGVARLLVKLPVLAPAMPPGQEAYYPLYIRPQNFQTTDNEYQGLPASAGQAAAVKSFGDLPLIVLTATLNGLPGWPEWQSELLELSSNSQHLFAENSGHNVQVDEPQVAIEVILQMIQQVRELGTR from the coding sequence ATGAACGCAAGGTTAATCTGGCTGGGCCGCGTTGCGGTTTCAATAATAGGATTGGCGTTGGTGGGAGCCATTTACGAGTCCATGGCGGAAGCCGCCGATGCAAAAGCATATCCACCACTGGGTCAATTAGTGGATGTGGGCGGGTATCGCCTGCATATTAACTGCACCGGTACCGGTAGTCCCACTGTGGTAATCGATGCCGGGCTGGGAGATTGGTCAACCACATGGGGAGTTGTACAACAGGAAGTCGCCAAGACGACCCGGGTCTGCACTTATGATCGAGCTGGTCTGGGTTGGAGCGAGGCAGGTCCACTTCCACGGGATGCAGAGCAGCATGCAATGGAACTGCATACTCTATTGCAAAACGCTCAGATTCCAGGACCATATGTCATAGTGGGTCATTCGTTGGGCGGTCTCGATATCCGAATCTTTGTCCACGATTATTCTTCGGAGGTGGCAGGAGTTGTGCTGGTGGATTCGATGAACCCGAAGCAAGTTACTCAATCTCCAGCAACGGAATCGCAATCCCAGCCATTTTCTTTTAAAGCTATGTTGGCTCGCTTTGGGGTTGCCCGCTTGCTTGTGAAATTGCCTGTACTTGCCCCTGCTATGCCTCCCGGTCAGGAAGCCTACTATCCGCTCTATATTCGCCCTCAAAATTTTCAAACTACAGATAACGAATACCAGGGATTGCCAGCTTCGGCAGGGCAGGCAGCTGCCGTGAAATCCTTCGGCGACTTGCCGCTGATCGTTCTGACCGCTACATTGAATGGCCTTCCAGGATGGCCCGAATGGCAGTCTGAACTGCTCGAGTTATCATCCAATAGCCAGCATTTGTTTGCAGAAAACAGCGGCCACAATGTTCAAGTGGATGAGCCGCAGGTTGCCATTGAAGTAATCCTCCAGATGATCCAGCAAGTGCGTGAGTTAGGAACGAGATAG
- a CDS encoding ABC transporter ATP-binding protein: MQLAINKLGKEYKRGFWGLKDFSLEIKPGILWLLGPNGAGKSTFMRMLATITKPTDGTITWNDTDIVKSPDTLRDVLGYLPQDFGVYPNLNAIEFLEYMAAIKGLDARTARKRIDELLQLTNLVDAAKRPLSGYSGGMKQRVGIAQALLNDPQLLIVDEPTVGLDPEERVRFRNLLSDLSGERIVILSTHIVSDVEATATHIALVNKGQLLREAAPESLLKEIENKVWEWTVHSDDLPAIKQKHIISGTIRRSDGVQVRVVSAHMPDANAQTVSPNLEDAYLYFIGGRQ; this comes from the coding sequence ATGCAACTCGCCATCAATAAATTGGGAAAAGAATACAAACGCGGATTTTGGGGACTTAAAGATTTTTCCCTTGAGATCAAGCCTGGTATTTTATGGTTACTCGGTCCGAATGGCGCGGGCAAATCTACCTTTATGCGGATGCTTGCAACGATCACAAAACCCACTGATGGAACGATCACATGGAATGACACGGACATTGTCAAATCACCAGACACCCTGCGCGATGTGTTGGGATATCTGCCGCAAGACTTTGGCGTTTATCCAAACTTGAATGCAATTGAGTTTCTCGAATATATGGCTGCTATCAAAGGACTCGATGCCAGGACTGCCCGCAAACGCATTGATGAGCTTTTGCAACTCACTAATCTGGTCGACGCCGCGAAACGTCCGCTCAGCGGATATTCGGGTGGCATGAAACAGCGTGTGGGTATCGCACAAGCCTTACTCAACGATCCGCAACTGCTCATCGTAGACGAACCTACCGTCGGGTTGGATCCCGAAGAGAGAGTCCGCTTTCGGAATCTGCTCTCAGACCTGTCGGGAGAAAGAATCGTGATCTTATCCACACATATTGTTTCAGATGTAGAAGCGACCGCCACGCATATTGCACTTGTTAACAAAGGTCAACTCTTGCGCGAAGCCGCGCCCGAAAGTCTGCTCAAGGAAATTGAGAATAAAGTTTGGGAGTGGACAGTCCACAGCGATGACCTGCCAGCGATCAAACAAAAACACATTATCAGTGGAACCATCCGCCGCAGCGACGGTGTGCAGGTTCGTGTGGTCAGCGCGCACATGCCTGACGCGAACGCACAAACCGTTTCGCCGAATCTTGAAGATGCGTATCTTTATTTCATTGGCGGTAGACAATGA
- a CDS encoding GNAT family N-acetyltransferase has translation MSFATFWIEDTLTPIASLPGFTAGPALDSHELAEINHISHTEVLDRLKDGHRPYVARMDGQPVAYGWLATSKISIGELNINTELPSDDRYLWDFATLPDWQGRGLYPRLLQSILEQEIQNAKRFWIIHAPENLPSGAGMSKAGFDFVGQLSFTLDGRVGLAPYSDSTERARIGAELLQVPMIESVLAPCWSCGEMVSKHPDKADANSCWPPKRANEGACCCVKEVRRSNNAITTLSSQSRHLYSTR, from the coding sequence ATGTCATTCGCCACCTTCTGGATTGAGGATACCCTGACCCCAATCGCATCATTACCTGGATTTACAGCTGGTCCCGCCCTCGACTCTCATGAACTCGCTGAGATCAATCACATCTCTCACACCGAAGTGCTTGACCGTCTAAAAGATGGGCATCGTCCGTACGTTGCGCGAATGGATGGTCAACCGGTTGCGTATGGCTGGCTCGCCACAAGCAAAATATCCATTGGCGAACTCAACATTAACACCGAACTTCCATCGGATGATCGCTATCTATGGGATTTTGCAACTCTCCCAGATTGGCAGGGTCGTGGACTATATCCACGATTGCTACAGTCCATTCTTGAACAGGAAATCCAAAACGCCAAAAGGTTTTGGATCATCCATGCTCCAGAAAACCTTCCCTCCGGCGCTGGGATGAGCAAAGCAGGTTTTGACTTTGTGGGACAACTCTCTTTCACATTGGATGGGAGAGTAGGGCTTGCACCCTATTCAGATTCAACTGAACGCGCCCGCATTGGCGCCGAACTGTTACAAGTTCCCATGATTGAATCGGTCCTCGCCCCATGCTGGAGTTGCGGTGAGATGGTTTCTAAACATCCCGACAAAGCAGATGCCAATTCGTGCTGGCCGCCCAAAAGAGCGAATGAAGGTGCGTGTTGTTGTGTGAAGGAGGTCAGAAGATCAAACAATGCAATTACTACTCTTTCTTCACAGAGCCGCCACTTATATTCGACGAGGTAA
- a CDS encoding DUF4386 domain-containing protein, translating into METKVNTYRTTAKVVGTLYILGFIVGIAGSVLGTPGQLDTVSAKSMMIAIGALLWLIAAAGDAAHGVLMYPILKQNDERIALSYFASRIVEAAVIAVSALFILLQIPLGAEFLKVGAPEIPYLQSLSALLTQAQAYTYQIGMVALGVAGLTLCYGFYRAKLVPQFFIIWGFIGYVSFLGGSMLEILGFNLQLLHTLPGGLWEISIGVWLIAKGFNSAAFISEPTK; encoded by the coding sequence ATGGAAACAAAAGTTAACACATACAGAACGACAGCAAAGGTAGTCGGCACTCTATACATTTTGGGATTCATTGTAGGCATTGCGGGATCGGTGCTTGGTACACCGGGTCAGCTTGACACGGTTTCTGCGAAGAGCATGATGATCGCAATCGGCGCGCTGCTCTGGCTGATCGCCGCCGCTGGCGACGCGGCTCACGGTGTGCTGATGTACCCGATTTTGAAGCAAAATGACGAGCGCATTGCACTCAGCTATTTCGCTTCCCGAATCGTCGAAGCGGCTGTCATTGCCGTCTCGGCTTTATTTATCCTGCTTCAAATTCCGCTTGGCGCCGAATTTTTGAAAGTTGGCGCTCCTGAAATCCCCTATCTTCAATCACTGAGCGCTTTGTTAACTCAGGCGCAGGCGTACACCTACCAGATTGGCATGGTTGCTTTAGGGGTAGCTGGCTTGACGCTTTGCTACGGGTTCTATCGGGCAAAATTAGTTCCGCAGTTTTTCATTATTTGGGGATTCATTGGATATGTGAGCTTTTTAGGCGGATCTATGTTGGAAATCTTGGGCTTCAATCTGCAACTGCTCCACACACTTCCAGGAGGATTATGGGAAATATCCATCGGCGTGTGGCTGATCGCCAAGGGATTCAATTCAGCCGCCTTCATTTCTGAGCCTACAAAATAA
- a CDS encoding NAD(P)-dependent alcohol dehydrogenase — protein sequence MTNRNNPTTDPSQPAIYQIRIKGHLNDQWVEWFEGMSITLEENGNTLLTGPVIDQAALHGLLRKIRDAGMTLLSVNQYYSTKGENSMDTKVNTYGMKAIVYTKFGAPDVLKLKEVAKPAPKDNEVLIRIVATTVAVEDPGIRARPGLNGFLKPKKSILGFYLAGEVEAVGKDVKRFNKGDQVYGNTGLGLLGTYAEYICMPEDGALAMKPANITYAEAAALPNGALTALPFLRDKGNIQSGQKVLINGASGAVGTIAVQLAKYFGADVTGVCSTANLEMVRSLGADKVIDYTKEDFTKNSETYDIIFDTVGNSPFSRCKVSLTENGIYLTTVPSPVAMLQMLWTSKKGGKKVGIAATGLRSSNEKIKELIFLNGLIETGKIKAVIDRSYPLEQIAEAHRYVEAGHKKGNVVIDVR from the coding sequence ATGACAAATAGAAATAACCCGACAACTGACCCAAGTCAGCCAGCCATATATCAAATCCGGATCAAAGGACACCTGAATGATCAATGGGTAGAGTGGTTTGAGGGCATGAGCATTACCCTGGAAGAGAACGGCAATACGCTGTTGACGGGTCCTGTGATCGATCAGGCTGCGTTACATGGATTGCTAAGAAAAATACGTGATGCAGGCATGACGTTGCTATCGGTCAATCAATATTATTCAACCAAAGGAGAAAATAGCATGGATACAAAAGTTAACACTTACGGAATGAAAGCAATCGTGTACACAAAATTTGGGGCGCCAGATGTCCTTAAACTAAAGGAGGTAGCCAAGCCTGCCCCCAAGGACAATGAAGTACTGATAAGAATAGTTGCAACAACGGTCGCAGTCGAGGACCCAGGCATCCGCGCCCGCCCAGGTCTCAATGGTTTTTTGAAACCCAAGAAATCCATCCTGGGGTTTTATCTGGCTGGCGAAGTGGAAGCCGTTGGAAAAGATGTAAAACGCTTTAATAAAGGCGATCAGGTGTATGGAAATACCGGTCTGGGCTTATTAGGTACCTATGCCGAATACATCTGTATGCCTGAAGATGGGGCGCTTGCCATGAAACCAGCCAATATCACCTATGCGGAAGCTGCCGCTCTGCCTAACGGGGCATTAACAGCCTTACCCTTCCTGAGAGATAAGGGAAACATTCAGAGTGGACAAAAAGTCCTGATCAACGGAGCCTCTGGAGCGGTGGGAACCATTGCCGTACAACTTGCCAAATACTTCGGGGCGGATGTGACCGGGGTATGCAGCACGGCGAATTTGGAAATGGTGAGATCGTTGGGCGCCGACAAGGTCATTGATTACACCAAGGAGGATTTTACGAAGAATAGTGAGACGTACGACATCATTTTTGACACAGTGGGCAATAGTCCGTTTTCACGCTGTAAAGTCTCGCTCACTGAAAATGGGATATATCTGACAACGGTTCCATCGCCAGTGGCCATGCTTCAAATGTTATGGACATCCAAGAAGGGTGGCAAAAAGGTAGGGATCGCGGCTACAGGGTTGAGATCATCCAACGAAAAGATCAAGGAATTAATTTTCCTCAATGGATTGATCGAGACAGGGAAAATAAAAGCCGTGATCGATCGAAGCTACCCGCTGGAACAGATTGCCGAGGCTCATCGCTATGTCGAAGCAGGACATAAAAAGGGAAATGTTGTTATCGACGTGAGGTAA
- a CDS encoding NAD(P)-dependent alcohol dehydrogenase: MKAIVWTNYGSPDVLQLKEIGKPTPNANEMLIKIHATTVTTGDCETRNLKMPILVRLPMRMYAGFRKPKRITILGQELAGEIEAIGKDVKRFKPGDQVFGTTGLGFGAYGEYLCLPEESAMGVLATKPANMTYEEAAAVPTGGLEALHFIRKGNIQRGEKVLIIGAGGSIGTFAVQLARYFGAEVTGVDSSGKLNMLRAIGADHVIDYTQEDITKRTEIYDVIFDVMGRSSFSGSVRSLKQNGRYLLGNAGLSQMVRGRWTSIRSSKKVIIGAANQKNEDLLFLKALIEAGEMKSVIDRRYPLEQIAEAHRYVETGQKKGNVVITISHNARI, translated from the coding sequence ATGAAAGCCATTGTGTGGACAAACTATGGATCGCCGGATGTTCTTCAGCTCAAAGAGATAGGCAAACCTACTCCCAATGCCAATGAAATGCTGATAAAAATCCATGCCACGACAGTAACCACAGGTGACTGTGAAACACGAAACCTCAAGATGCCCATTCTTGTTCGGCTTCCCATGCGAATGTATGCGGGTTTCAGAAAACCTAAACGAATAACGATATTAGGACAGGAGCTCGCTGGAGAAATTGAAGCAATTGGCAAAGATGTAAAACGCTTCAAACCAGGTGATCAGGTTTTTGGTACCACCGGTTTGGGTTTCGGAGCATATGGCGAGTATCTATGTCTCCCCGAAGAATCTGCAATGGGAGTTCTGGCAACGAAACCGGCAAATATGACCTACGAGGAAGCCGCCGCGGTTCCCACTGGCGGGCTGGAAGCCTTGCATTTTATTAGAAAAGGAAATATCCAGCGCGGAGAAAAGGTTTTGATTATTGGCGCGGGTGGAAGTATTGGTACTTTTGCGGTACAGCTTGCCAGGTATTTTGGGGCTGAAGTGACTGGAGTGGACAGTTCGGGTAAATTGAATATGCTGCGCGCTATCGGGGCAGACCATGTCATTGATTACACCCAGGAGGATATTACCAAACGTACTGAGATCTATGACGTTATTTTTGATGTGATGGGCAGGAGTTCGTTTTCAGGCAGTGTAAGGTCGTTAAAACAAAATGGTCGGTATCTCTTGGGCAACGCTGGGTTGTCGCAAATGGTAAGGGGGCGATGGACTTCGATTAGAAGCAGCAAGAAAGTGATCATTGGGGCAGCCAACCAAAAGAATGAAGATTTATTGTTCCTCAAAGCGCTAATTGAAGCGGGGGAGATGAAATCGGTTATTGATAGACGCTATCCGTTGGAACAAATTGCCGAGGCTCATCGCTATGTCGAAACAGGCCAGAAAAAGGGAAATGTCGTCATTACCATAAGTCATAACGCCAGAATCTAG
- a CDS encoding serine hydrolase domain-containing protein — protein sequence MIRKIIFAGLTILVFISSGFGVSQSFAQANLTNYEKVDTYVSTKMEELDIPGAALVIVQGDQIVHLKAFGVAEADGNPVTPQTPFFTGSTGKSFTALAVMQLVEAGKIKLDAPVQTYLPWFRVADIDASKTITIRQLLNQTSGLPVSIGREQLANTDLSDSAIENNVRALANVELVALPGERYEYSNANYVTLGMVIQAVTGQSYETYIREHIFRPLDMQNSFTSKMDAQQYGLAVGYQKWFGVPIASPNLPFSRGSLPAGQLILSAEDFGHYLIAQLNDGYFQNVSVLSPEGIAELHTPAVQMSDSTDYYAMGWEVQHFQTVEVIRHNGEVPGYTTDMFLVPEEDIAMAMVMNTYSPMLGIRVSRLPSSVLRMLLGQEIIPGKEFIYMRIVYTLVMLIPILHIFAVLATTRRIRSWRKSVQFSRREQIARYIALPLVWNVVIAYVLLVILPSTFGANIPTMILFQPDVGWVAVFSGIFAIVWGLLRTGFFLRYQPDGML from the coding sequence ATGATTCGCAAAATCATCTTTGCAGGTTTGACGATTTTGGTATTCATCTCTTCTGGTTTTGGCGTCAGTCAATCCTTCGCGCAAGCCAATCTCACAAATTATGAAAAAGTTGATACGTACGTCAGCACAAAGATGGAAGAGCTTGATATCCCCGGCGCAGCGCTTGTCATCGTGCAGGGCGACCAAATTGTTCACCTGAAGGCGTTTGGGGTTGCCGAGGCTGATGGAAACCCGGTCACGCCGCAGACGCCATTCTTTACCGGTTCCACTGGCAAATCGTTTACCGCCCTTGCCGTCATGCAATTGGTGGAAGCAGGCAAGATCAAGTTGGATGCGCCTGTACAAACGTATCTGCCTTGGTTTCGGGTTGCAGATATCGATGCATCCAAAACAATCACAATCCGTCAACTTCTCAACCAGACAAGCGGACTTCCCGTATCCATCGGACGGGAGCAACTAGCAAATACCGACCTGAGCGATTCGGCGATCGAGAATAATGTTAGAGCATTGGCAAATGTCGAACTGGTTGCTCTACCCGGCGAGCGTTATGAGTACTCCAATGCAAACTATGTTACCCTGGGCATGGTCATTCAAGCGGTCACCGGTCAATCCTATGAGACCTACATCAGGGAACATATCTTCCGACCCTTGGATATGCAAAACAGTTTTACTTCAAAAATGGATGCTCAACAATATGGACTCGCGGTAGGCTATCAGAAATGGTTTGGGGTTCCCATCGCCTCGCCCAACTTGCCTTTCTCACGTGGTTCACTCCCAGCAGGTCAACTCATCCTGAGCGCTGAAGATTTCGGTCATTATTTGATCGCACAACTTAACGATGGATACTTTCAGAATGTATCTGTGCTCTCACCTGAAGGGATCGCTGAACTCCATACTCCCGCTGTCCAAATGTCAGATTCAACCGATTATTATGCAATGGGTTGGGAGGTGCAACACTTTCAAACGGTGGAGGTGATCAGACACAATGGAGAGGTACCGGGATATACCACTGACATGTTTCTTGTGCCAGAGGAAGACATTGCTATGGCGATGGTGATGAACACTTATAGTCCGATGTTAGGGATTCGTGTATCGCGACTTCCAAGCAGTGTACTGCGCATGTTGCTTGGACAGGAAATCATTCCGGGAAAAGAATTCATTTACATGCGAATCGTCTACACTCTCGTGATGTTAATTCCTATCCTCCATATTTTCGCCGTTCTGGCAACGACTCGCCGCATCCGTTCCTGGCGGAAGAGTGTGCAATTCTCAAGGCGGGAGCAAATCGCGCGCTATATCGCTCTGCCGTTGGTCTGGAATGTCGTCATCGCTTATGTACTTCTCGTGATTTTGCCAAGTACCTTTGGAGCAAACATTCCGACCATGATTCTATTCCAGCCCGATGTCGGCTGGGTGGCGGTTTTTAGCGGCATCTTCGCGATCGTGTGGGGATTGTTGCGGACTGGCTTCTTTCTGCGCTATCAACCAGATGGCATGTTGTAA